The Sandaracinaceae bacterium genome contains a region encoding:
- a CDS encoding serine/threonine protein kinase → MAQSLHSDSERDNVDGQPARHETLPRGTVLDDTYRIEEPLGAGAGGAVYRALHLQLQRSFAVKVLEDELDSDAAARLEQEARTTSAIDHDHIVRVTHLGRDATDRLYVVMELLEGEDLRARLERQRAEGAALPLEEARMIVAQTLAGLAAAHQAGVIHRDIKPANIFLAQKRGEVVVKLVDFGMSRQLAGQVRVTQTGALIGTPLYMAPEQSNNVGVDARADVYSLGVVAYEALAGRVPFETDTLYACVLAHALTPPPPLQELRADVPEAVAAVVHRCLEKAPADRYEDASAVARAWALAWSDAGVTDVPAVTDVAASHTRPSVPPPGSTEALQSGVSRSSRPRVVSAGSAPSQAPKSASRVVLALAALLVLSVLLALVWWASRASAPDAATPRAGEGQVDRTPSPHAAATSPAAHAPGDDAQPLRAPEQATDAGNSANSAAAHASPAPALRVVASEPRGATLSTLDGSALGAAPLEVDVSAGPVELRLSLPGHSPRSVTVSVDSPPTLTVLLPRTAITRRTPRSTPPLPMLAPR, encoded by the coding sequence ATGGCGCAATCGCTACACTCCGACTCGGAACGCGACAACGTGGACGGCCAGCCCGCGCGCCACGAGACGTTGCCTCGTGGGACGGTGCTGGACGACACCTACCGCATTGAAGAGCCCCTTGGCGCGGGCGCGGGCGGGGCCGTCTATCGCGCGCTGCACCTGCAGCTCCAGCGGTCGTTCGCCGTCAAAGTGCTGGAAGACGAGCTGGACTCGGACGCGGCCGCGCGCCTGGAGCAGGAGGCGCGCACCACTTCGGCCATTGATCACGATCACATCGTGAGAGTCACCCACCTCGGGCGCGACGCGACGGATCGGCTCTACGTCGTGATGGAGCTGCTCGAAGGCGAGGACCTGCGCGCCCGCTTGGAGCGACAGCGAGCGGAGGGCGCCGCGTTGCCGTTAGAGGAGGCGCGCATGATTGTGGCGCAGACGCTGGCCGGCCTGGCGGCGGCGCACCAAGCGGGCGTCATTCACCGCGACATCAAGCCAGCCAACATCTTCTTGGCGCAGAAGCGCGGCGAGGTGGTGGTCAAGCTCGTGGACTTTGGCATGTCCCGCCAGCTCGCTGGCCAAGTGCGCGTCACCCAGACGGGCGCGCTCATCGGGACGCCCCTCTACATGGCGCCCGAGCAGAGCAACAACGTGGGCGTAGACGCGCGCGCCGATGTGTACTCGCTGGGGGTCGTCGCCTACGAGGCGCTGGCGGGGCGCGTGCCCTTCGAGACCGACACCCTCTACGCCTGCGTGCTGGCGCACGCGCTCACGCCTCCTCCGCCGCTTCAAGAGCTGCGCGCCGACGTCCCCGAGGCGGTGGCTGCGGTGGTGCATCGCTGTCTCGAGAAGGCGCCCGCGGACCGCTATGAAGACGCCTCCGCGGTGGCGCGGGCGTGGGCGCTCGCGTGGAGCGACGCGGGCGTCACCGACGTCCCAGCCGTCACAGACGTCGCGGCCAGCCACACCCGACCGTCGGTGCCCCCGCCAGGCAGCACCGAAGCGCTGCAGAGCGGGGTCTCCAGGTCCAGTCGCCCCCGCGTGGTCAGCGCGGGTAGCGCGCCATCGCAAGCGCCCAAATCCGCGTCGCGCGTTGTGCTCGCGCTCGCCGCGCTGCTTGTGCTGAGCGTGCTGCTCGCGTTGGTCTGGTGGGCCTCGCGCGCTTCGGCGCCGGACGCCGCAACACCACGGGCGGGCGAGGGTCAGGTTGACCGCACCCCCAGCCCACACGCGGCCGCCACCTCCCCAGCGGCGCACGCTCCCGGTGACGACGCGCAGCCCCTACGGGCACCCGAGCAGGCGACCGACGCGGGCAACTCGGCAAACTCGGCCGCAGCGCACGCCTCCCCCGCGCCCGCGCTGCGCGTGGTCGCCAGCGAGCCAAGGGGAGCCACGCTCAGCACGCTCGATGGCAGCGCCTTGGGCGCAGCCCCCCTCGAGGTGGACGTTAGCGCTGGGCCCGTCGAGCTGCGCCTCTCGTTGCCCGGCCACTCCCCGCGTAGCGTCACCGTGTCGGTCGACTCCCCCCCTACGCTCACGGTGCTCTTGCCGCGCACGGCAATCACGCGCCGCACACCAAGGTCGACGCCGCCGCTGCCGATGCTCGCCCCCCGATGA
- a CDS encoding PEGA domain-containing protein gives MSHVHPHPLRVGAPRPTKSLLSARGALALALLALASVTAVPSVARADEASEARFHDARARAHFEARDFPRAIEEFLWAHRIAPNPRLLYNVALCFQQLRDAENAFSYFAEYLAQEDTLDGHEGRRGEAEHAMQALLAEVARARVVSDPPGASIYVDTPDHGSYGLTPRLVALAPGTHRVMLSRPGFEDVSVEVELVRGQEVAVDASLVRVVGTMQLESRTAIPVQVHAPDGTLVAEGTAPGEFSLAPGAYTVSGRNDTFEVVAAVATVTANETARVRLSLVDVPVPVGDATVTANTTGALLLLDGVEVGFTPSLVRDLPAGLHRLRIEEPGRDPWEGELEVRPGEQTWVTATLRASGRPRRSPIGISVGAVGLAGLLAFAVTAPMARRSHQDFQRLQLSDPTRAVSARERGRLLNRTSDVLLGVGSILAGVGVTLFFVLDDPNDAPSSATVSFQRP, from the coding sequence ATGAGTCACGTCCACCCCCACCCGCTACGCGTAGGCGCCCCCAGGCCCACCAAGTCGCTGTTGTCCGCGCGCGGCGCGTTGGCGCTCGCCCTGCTCGCGCTCGCTTCAGTCACCGCGGTCCCTTCCGTCGCGCGCGCCGATGAAGCCTCCGAAGCGCGCTTCCACGACGCTCGTGCGCGCGCACACTTCGAGGCGCGCGACTTCCCGCGGGCCATCGAGGAGTTCCTGTGGGCGCACCGCATCGCCCCCAACCCGCGTCTGCTCTACAACGTGGCCCTCTGCTTTCAGCAGCTGCGCGACGCCGAGAACGCGTTCTCGTACTTTGCCGAGTACCTCGCCCAAGAAGACACGCTGGACGGACACGAGGGGCGCCGCGGCGAGGCCGAGCACGCCATGCAGGCGCTGCTCGCCGAGGTGGCGCGCGCGCGCGTCGTGAGCGACCCTCCCGGCGCCTCCATCTACGTGGACACCCCCGACCACGGCAGCTACGGCCTGACGCCGCGCCTCGTGGCGCTGGCTCCGGGGACGCACCGCGTCATGCTCTCTCGCCCAGGGTTTGAAGACGTCAGCGTGGAGGTCGAGCTGGTGCGCGGGCAGGAGGTCGCGGTCGACGCATCCCTCGTGCGCGTGGTGGGCACCATGCAGCTGGAGTCTCGCACGGCCATCCCGGTGCAGGTGCACGCCCCCGACGGAACCCTGGTGGCCGAGGGCACCGCGCCCGGCGAGTTCTCCCTTGCCCCTGGCGCCTACACCGTGTCCGGCCGCAACGACACCTTCGAGGTGGTGGCCGCCGTCGCCACCGTCACGGCCAACGAGACCGCTCGGGTGCGCCTGTCGCTGGTGGACGTGCCGGTGCCCGTGGGCGACGCCACTGTCACCGCCAACACCACGGGGGCGCTGCTGTTGCTGGACGGAGTCGAGGTGGGCTTCACGCCGTCGCTCGTTCGCGACCTGCCCGCCGGGCTCCACCGGCTCCGCATCGAAGAGCCGGGTCGCGACCCATGGGAGGGCGAGCTGGAGGTGCGCCCCGGTGAGCAGACCTGGGTGACAGCCACGCTGCGCGCCTCCGGGAGGCCGCGCCGCTCGCCCATCGGCATCAGCGTCGGCGCGGTCGGCCTGGCCGGCCTGCTGGCGTTCGCGGTGACCGCGCCCATGGCCCGGCGCAGTCACCAAGACTTTCAGCGCCTGCAGCTGAGCGACCCCACGCGGGCCGTCAGCGCGCGCGAGCGCGGTCGCCTCCTCAACCGCACAAGCGACGTGCTGCTGGGCGTCGGCTCCATCCTCGCGGGCGTCGGCGTCACGCTCTTCTTCGTGTTGGACGACCCCAACGACGCCCCCTCCTCGGCCACCGTGTCGTTTCAGCGGCCATGA
- a CDS encoding PEGA domain-containing protein, with the protein MKRFAPYLLLLALTASAAHADSALDARYFDARGRAHYTAGDFAEALRAFLHAHRIAPSPTTLFNVALTAQLSGEDQLAWSSFESYRATAPEDAPQRADAASRQRAVEARVAVLTITTEPPGAQVFVDRREYGVRGVTPVRVAVLPGAHRILLEATRYAPRSVHVTGEAGTAQDITFALEARRGTAQFTGVPDNTPLHLRRDDGLRSHVEASGPLPLPVGRYEARVVSDAIVASPVFFDVTEGAEVSVAFVVRPAHVAVGRLVVRSTPTGTISVDGTPRATTPEVLADVPAGTHRVAVSAPGYAPWEQDVVVQANQSTSLNIRLQRAP; encoded by the coding sequence ATGAAGCGGTTCGCGCCGTACCTGCTCTTGCTCGCCTTGACGGCCAGCGCCGCGCACGCTGACAGCGCCTTGGACGCGCGCTACTTCGACGCCCGCGGCCGCGCCCACTACACGGCCGGAGACTTCGCCGAGGCGCTGCGCGCGTTCCTCCACGCGCACCGCATCGCGCCTTCCCCCACCACGCTCTTCAACGTCGCGCTCACGGCTCAGCTCAGCGGAGAAGACCAGCTCGCCTGGAGCTCGTTCGAGTCCTACCGCGCCACGGCGCCCGAAGACGCGCCACAGCGCGCGGACGCAGCCAGTCGACAACGCGCCGTGGAGGCGCGTGTCGCCGTGCTGACCATCACCACAGAGCCACCGGGAGCGCAGGTGTTCGTGGATCGTCGCGAGTACGGCGTGCGCGGCGTAACCCCAGTCCGGGTCGCGGTCCTGCCTGGCGCCCACCGCATCCTCCTCGAAGCCACGCGCTACGCGCCACGCTCCGTCCACGTCACCGGCGAGGCGGGCACGGCACAAGACATCACGTTCGCGCTTGAGGCGCGACGAGGCACAGCGCAGTTCACGGGTGTCCCAGACAACACCCCCCTGCACCTCCGCCGCGATGACGGCCTGCGCTCTCACGTTGAAGCCAGCGGCCCTCTCCCGCTGCCCGTGGGTCGCTACGAGGCGCGCGTCGTGTCGGACGCCATCGTCGCCTCGCCCGTCTTCTTCGACGTGACCGAGGGCGCCGAGGTGAGCGTCGCGTTCGTTGTCCGCCCGGCCCACGTCGCGGTCGGTCGCTTGGTGGTGCGCAGCACACCCACCGGCACCATCAGCGTAGACGGGACACCGCGCGCCACCACACCCGAGGTGCTCGCCGACGTGCCGGCTGGGACCCACCGCGTAGCCGTCAGCGCCCCAGGCTACGCGCCGTGGGAGCAGGACGTCGTCGTGCAGGCCAACCAGTCCACCTCCCTGAACATACGCCTACAGCGCGCACCCTAG
- a CDS encoding sigma 54-interacting transcriptional regulator, whose translation MTGHTEVAPNDQADHIARERDLYRALLELGTAEHDLSTLLHGVLAIVRDLTGAAQLYVQAGADLEGKPPYWAAIGASSEDVNVARAHVSRSILRVALAERDVVETACALEDERFDGAGSVRANRVGAVICASLGGDPDRGVLYVQGARGGGLHRDAARVVATTAMAIAASVDREVRRAERAAQADATQAARERLACDDVVGRSVALARALELAALAAGSDSPVLLTGPSGTGKSLLARAIAWGGQRAGAPFVEINCAALPGELIESELFGAARGAHSTASETRAGLVAAAEGGTLFLDELAELPLPAQAKLLHLTQTGTYHRLGESSPRQANVRIIAATNADVQAELGERRLRRDLYYRLAVLEVAMPALDERREDVPLLAERLVHDVARDLGVPALRLSSQALAALERRAWPGNVRELRNVIELGTLRARAEACTVLEPAHLGLAQSASNVASSEAASLQARTQAFQRGVIEEALRAADGRAAAAAQALGLSRSHLYHLITTLDVPRD comes from the coding sequence ATGACGGGACACACGGAGGTCGCCCCCAACGACCAAGCAGACCACATCGCCAGGGAGCGCGACCTGTATCGTGCCCTCTTGGAGCTAGGCACGGCCGAGCACGACCTGAGCACGCTGCTGCACGGGGTGCTGGCCATCGTCCGGGACCTGACCGGCGCGGCGCAGCTGTACGTGCAGGCGGGCGCGGACCTTGAGGGCAAGCCCCCGTACTGGGCGGCCATCGGTGCGTCGTCGGAAGACGTGAACGTCGCGCGGGCGCACGTGTCGCGCAGCATCTTGCGGGTCGCGTTGGCCGAGCGTGACGTGGTGGAGACCGCCTGCGCGCTTGAGGACGAGCGGTTTGACGGGGCTGGGAGCGTGCGCGCCAACCGGGTGGGGGCGGTCATCTGCGCCTCCTTGGGGGGCGACCCCGACCGCGGCGTGCTCTACGTTCAAGGCGCGCGGGGCGGAGGCCTGCACCGGGACGCCGCGCGCGTGGTGGCGACCACGGCGATGGCCATCGCCGCCAGCGTGGACCGCGAGGTGCGCCGCGCAGAGCGAGCCGCCCAAGCGGACGCGACCCAAGCGGCCCGGGAGCGGCTGGCCTGCGACGACGTGGTGGGGCGCTCCGTCGCCTTGGCCCGCGCGCTGGAGCTCGCGGCGCTCGCAGCCGGCAGCGACTCGCCGGTGCTGCTCACGGGGCCGTCGGGCACAGGCAAGTCCCTCCTGGCGCGGGCTATCGCGTGGGGTGGGCAGCGCGCAGGCGCGCCGTTTGTGGAGATCAACTGCGCGGCCCTGCCGGGCGAGCTGATCGAGAGTGAGCTCTTTGGGGCCGCGCGTGGCGCCCACAGCACCGCGTCGGAGACGCGCGCGGGGTTGGTGGCTGCGGCCGAGGGCGGGACGCTGTTTCTGGACGAGCTGGCGGAGCTGCCGCTGCCCGCCCAAGCCAAGCTGCTGCACCTGACTCAGACGGGCACCTACCACCGCCTGGGCGAGAGCAGCCCGCGTCAGGCCAACGTGCGCATCATCGCGGCCACCAACGCGGACGTCCAAGCCGAGCTGGGCGAGCGCCGGCTGCGGCGTGACCTGTACTACCGCCTGGCCGTCCTTGAGGTGGCCATGCCTGCGTTGGACGAGCGGCGTGAGGACGTGCCGTTGTTGGCCGAGCGTCTGGTGCACGACGTAGCGCGTGACCTCGGCGTCCCAGCGCTGCGTCTCTCGTCTCAGGCGCTCGCCGCGCTCGAGCGGCGCGCGTGGCCCGGCAACGTGCGCGAGCTTCGCAACGTGATCGAGCTGGGCACGCTGCGGGCTCGCGCGGAGGCCTGCACGGTGCTTGAGCCCGCGCACCTTGGTCTGGCTCAGTCAGCGTCCAACGTGGCGTCCAGCGAGGCGGCGTCGCTCCAAGCGCGGACGCAGGCGTTTCAACGCGGAGTCATCGAAGAGGCGCTGCGCGCTGCCGACGGTCGGGCGGCGGCGGCGGCGCAGGCGCTGGGGTTGTCGCGCTCCCACCTGTACCACCTCATCACCACGCTGGACGTCCCGCGCGACTAG
- a CDS encoding DUF4215 domain-containing protein yields the protein MSRAASPPDQVTRSLLLVALLSIAGCAGGQREPDTHDAGPRFDWTTVALPPLVTGCGDGLVDPGESCDDANEDEHDGCVRCRWPTLCGNGVVEGAEACDDGNRINGDGCRASCELETCGDGHVDGPAETCDDESGSCLACQSAASCGDGALTEPELCDDGGSADWDGCSASCGGEQVFMVTELGFATDVSQGCDISGTGVRQNSAGQALAVPAVAWNAQIARQLRDVAARPVVIFSGWARGVAPPPRFRVAMRDAVVVDPIARVVETTTLPFDFAHIDAVGDGMESEVADLRLNTGGAVVVQEPLRRAQFRLRALPDSSSPQRVEGVLCGALEVRSLANAMDLFGSGSANGYPLCEPVTRDLSLADLVGAGRRLGFTPTQPDVDLDGDGLEQLIVAGHPSDTCTPVIVGCVEGDGTTVNDPNCIFDFDDGWSTSFFVVAERATFAQP from the coding sequence ATGAGTCGCGCTGCATCCCCACCCGACCAAGTGACCCGCAGCCTGCTGCTCGTCGCGCTCCTGAGCATTGCTGGCTGCGCCGGGGGCCAGCGCGAGCCCGACACCCATGACGCCGGGCCCCGATTCGACTGGACGACCGTGGCGCTGCCCCCGCTGGTCACTGGGTGCGGCGACGGCTTGGTGGACCCCGGCGAGAGCTGCGACGACGCCAACGAGGACGAACACGACGGTTGCGTGCGCTGCCGCTGGCCAACCCTGTGCGGCAACGGCGTGGTGGAAGGCGCCGAAGCCTGCGACGACGGAAACCGCATTAACGGCGACGGTTGCCGCGCCTCTTGCGAGCTTGAGACCTGCGGCGACGGGCACGTCGACGGCCCCGCCGAGACGTGCGACGACGAGAGCGGGAGCTGTCTGGCCTGTCAGTCCGCTGCCAGCTGCGGCGATGGCGCGCTGACCGAGCCCGAGCTGTGCGACGACGGCGGCAGCGCGGACTGGGACGGCTGCTCCGCGAGCTGCGGGGGTGAGCAGGTGTTCATGGTGACTGAGCTCGGCTTCGCCACGGACGTGTCTCAGGGGTGCGACATCAGCGGCACGGGCGTTCGGCAGAACTCGGCCGGGCAGGCGCTGGCCGTCCCGGCGGTCGCGTGGAACGCACAGATCGCGCGGCAGCTGAGGGACGTCGCGGCGCGGCCGGTGGTCATCTTCTCCGGCTGGGCACGGGGCGTCGCCCCACCCCCGCGCTTCCGAGTGGCCATGCGGGACGCGGTCGTTGTGGATCCCATCGCGCGCGTGGTTGAAACCACGACGCTCCCCTTCGACTTCGCCCACATCGACGCCGTCGGGGACGGCATGGAGTCGGAGGTGGCCGACCTGCGCCTCAACACCGGAGGCGCGGTCGTCGTCCAAGAACCCCTCCGCCGGGCGCAGTTTCGCTTGCGCGCGCTCCCCGACTCCTCATCCCCGCAGCGCGTGGAAGGCGTGCTGTGTGGTGCCTTGGAGGTGCGCTCCCTCGCAAACGCGATGGACCTCTTTGGGTCGGGGAGCGCCAACGGCTATCCGCTATGCGAGCCCGTCACGCGCGACCTGAGCCTCGCCGATCTCGTCGGCGCGGGGCGCCGCTTGGGGTTCACGCCCACCCAGCCCGACGTCGACCTGGACGGCGATGGGCTCGAGCAGCTGATCGTCGCGGGACACCCGTCGGACACCTGCACGCCGGTCATCGTCGGCTGCGTGGAGGGCGACGGAACGACGGTCAACGATCCCAACTGCATCTTCGACTTCGACGACGGGTGGTCGACCTCGTTCTTCGTAGTCGCCGAGCGCGCGACGTTCGCGCAGCCGTAG
- a CDS encoding HEAT repeat domain-containing protein yields MDAREAQRRATDELAAGNAAGALTPLWALLGRSHMGEDELRAALALADKVYTALGARRAVATLRMFGGDLAGAQSLVRDVPLDRARLHAVGGDPQQAARAFEEAGWLGHAAIQLENAGDVRTARLLWERLTQDPRLRSNLYILGLVRFNLSRACAQLDDHAAARRERVLSMQAIEAAADGFETMGQRERAFDCYQVLLTLGKEGAFENLAEGYLGCIRILQADHLKYYVLQYYEDFTSMAIARGELHASATLLREAAQFCRRNRLPYEAHYRQRSAVTMEQAATKLLEDGGMPEMAENAFSAAIDGYNDLGQYSRVRGVYLRLATLQLPDKRRARYTRLAERLGQVPDEPLNAVGFPDYLRMDTAYPEIWRLDVIEWEQGGDAAETMGQVLEDPKTPDYIRRHALLCRLRQLGDPNPARPEALIALAELLGRVGIYACLGPLEAMVEHEDASVRAAVLRAARQLYFKRTFILVMRGLADDEQGVRREALAAVSTLHFGHAFDPLQRIYRDSQEPEVRAAALGAIGKIPNLEAAELLLEALAHGTVAERAQAADLLKRVDHPDVDALLRRAHGDETGDMKKRLGAVIQARGR; encoded by the coding sequence ATGGACGCACGCGAGGCGCAGCGGCGCGCCACCGATGAGCTCGCCGCGGGCAACGCCGCGGGCGCCCTGACCCCGCTGTGGGCGCTCTTGGGGCGCAGCCACATGGGCGAGGACGAGCTGCGCGCCGCGCTGGCGCTGGCCGACAAGGTCTACACCGCGCTGGGTGCGCGGCGCGCGGTGGCCACGCTGCGCATGTTCGGCGGAGACCTGGCGGGCGCGCAGTCGCTCGTGCGCGACGTGCCGCTGGACCGCGCGCGCCTGCACGCGGTGGGGGGCGATCCGCAGCAGGCGGCGCGCGCCTTCGAAGAGGCGGGCTGGCTGGGGCACGCCGCCATCCAGCTTGAGAACGCCGGGGACGTGCGCACCGCGCGCCTCTTGTGGGAGCGGCTCACCCAAGACCCGCGCCTGCGCAGCAACCTCTACATCTTGGGCCTGGTGCGCTTCAACCTCAGCCGCGCCTGCGCGCAGCTGGACGACCACGCCGCCGCCCGCCGTGAGCGCGTGCTCAGCATGCAGGCCATCGAGGCCGCGGCCGACGGCTTCGAGACCATGGGGCAGCGCGAGCGCGCGTTCGACTGCTACCAGGTCCTGCTGACGCTCGGCAAAGAGGGCGCCTTCGAGAACCTGGCGGAGGGCTACCTGGGCTGCATCCGCATCCTGCAGGCGGACCACCTCAAGTACTACGTGCTGCAGTACTACGAAGACTTCACCAGCATGGCCATCGCGCGCGGCGAGCTGCACGCGTCGGCCACCCTGCTGCGCGAGGCCGCGCAGTTCTGCCGGCGCAACCGCCTGCCCTACGAAGCGCACTACCGTCAGCGCAGCGCGGTGACCATGGAGCAAGCGGCCACCAAGCTGCTGGAAGACGGGGGCATGCCCGAGATGGCCGAGAACGCCTTCTCCGCGGCCATCGACGGCTACAACGACCTGGGGCAGTACTCGCGCGTGCGCGGAGTCTACCTGCGGCTGGCCACGCTGCAGCTGCCCGACAAGCGGCGCGCCCGCTACACCCGCCTGGCCGAGCGCCTGGGGCAGGTGCCCGACGAGCCGCTCAACGCGGTGGGCTTCCCCGACTACCTGCGCATGGACACGGCCTACCCCGAGATCTGGCGTCTGGACGTCATCGAGTGGGAGCAGGGGGGCGACGCGGCCGAGACCATGGGGCAGGTGCTGGAGGACCCCAAGACGCCCGACTACATCCGGCGCCACGCGCTGCTGTGCCGGCTGCGTCAGCTGGGCGACCCCAACCCCGCCCGCCCCGAGGCGCTGATCGCGCTGGCCGAGCTGCTGGGCCGGGTGGGCATCTACGCGTGCCTGGGTCCGCTTGAGGCCATGGTGGAACACGAAGACGCGAGCGTGCGCGCCGCCGTGCTGCGGGCCGCGCGGCAGCTCTACTTCAAGCGCACGTTCATCCTGGTCATGCGCGGCCTGGCCGACGACGAGCAGGGGGTGCGGCGCGAGGCGCTGGCCGCCGTGAGCACGCTGCACTTTGGGCACGCGTTTGACCCGCTGCAGCGCATCTACCGGGACTCTCAAGAGCCCGAGGTGCGCGCGGCCGCGCTGGGGGCCATCGGCAAGATCCCCAACCTGGAAGCCGCCGAGCTGCTGCTCGAGGCGCTGGCGCACGGCACCGTGGCCGAGCGGGCGCAGGCCGCCGACCTGTTGAAGCGCGTGGACCACCCCGACGTGGACGCGCTGCTGCGGCGCGCGCACGGTGACGAGACGGGCGACATGAAGAAGCGCCTAGGCGCAGTGATTCAGGCGCGGGGGCGCTGA
- a CDS encoding AAA family ATPase, whose translation MLIAIVAGEHMVMVGPPGTAKSALIRLFAKLVQARYFEYLLTRFTEPNEIFGPIDIQAFRDGSYKRRTSGMMPEAEIVFLDEVFKANSAILNSLLSVLNERVYTVGADIVKVPLISAFAASNEVPNDENLMAVFDRFLLRVHSDNLDSYHFHDLLLKGVAHEVSKIDGSYDRMDPLLSSADLHALHKGFGPRMNFTEDFLAAYKGLVFQIRSEGVSLSDRRAIKMLKLFAASAALDGRPTADPSDFFVLRHTWNNMDQAEILDGVVGPVLEAWYREHPSARRFGATDVGIDALIAELNRIRDLLTSDRPMSDIQLFSHLKALNEIKAALESLGTAPARDALTRVEQLLGHVFQSGKFAQ comes from the coding sequence ATGCTCATCGCCATCGTGGCTGGCGAGCACATGGTCATGGTGGGCCCGCCCGGCACCGCCAAGAGCGCGCTCATCCGCCTGTTCGCCAAGCTGGTGCAGGCCCGCTACTTCGAGTACCTGCTGACGCGCTTCACCGAGCCGAACGAGATCTTCGGGCCCATCGACATCCAGGCCTTCCGCGACGGGTCGTACAAGCGCCGCACGTCCGGGATGATGCCCGAGGCCGAGATCGTGTTCCTGGACGAGGTCTTCAAGGCCAACAGCGCCATCCTCAACTCGCTCTTGAGCGTGCTCAACGAGCGCGTCTACACCGTGGGTGCGGACATCGTGAAGGTGCCGCTCATCAGCGCGTTCGCGGCGTCCAACGAGGTGCCCAACGACGAGAACCTCATGGCTGTGTTCGACCGCTTCTTGTTGCGCGTGCACAGCGACAACCTGGACAGCTACCACTTCCACGACCTGCTGTTGAAGGGCGTCGCGCACGAGGTCTCCAAGATCGACGGCAGCTACGACCGCATGGACCCGCTGCTGAGCAGCGCCGACCTGCACGCCCTGCACAAGGGCTTTGGTCCGCGCATGAACTTCACCGAAGACTTCCTGGCCGCCTACAAGGGGCTGGTGTTTCAGATCCGCAGCGAGGGGGTGTCGCTGAGCGACCGCCGCGCCATCAAGATGCTGAAGCTCTTCGCCGCCAGCGCCGCGCTGGACGGGCGGCCCACGGCGGACCCCAGCGACTTCTTCGTGCTGCGCCACACCTGGAACAACATGGACCAGGCCGAGATCTTGGACGGCGTGGTGGGGCCGGTGCTGGAGGCCTGGTACCGCGAGCATCCGTCCGCGCGCCGCTTTGGCGCGACCGACGTGGGCATCGACGCGCTCATCGCCGAGCTCAACCGCATCCGCGACCTGCTCACGTCCGACCGGCCCATGAGCGACATCCAGCTGTTCAGCCACCTCAAGGCGCTGAACGAGATCAAGGCCGCGCTCGAGAGCCTGGGCACCGCCCCCGCGCGCGACGCCCTCACCCGCGTGGAGCAGCTGCTGGGGCACGTGTTCCAGAGCGGCAAGTTTGCGCAGTAA